Proteins encoded by one window of Streptomyces sp. NBC_01477:
- a CDS encoding amino acid permease: MTDPKDVPAEADEEYARGLGSRQIQMIAIGGAIGTGLFLGAGRAIHQAGPSLILMYAVAGVVIFAIMRALGELLTYRPVSGSFADYAREFLGPFTGYATGWTYWLLWVVTGMAEVTAAATYVAYWWPQVPQWSAAAGFLLLLFAANLISVKLFGEVEFWLSMIKVTAILGMILIGVGVLTLGLSAAGDTASVGHLWRDGGFFPNGVGSSLLTLQIVMFAYVAVELVGVTAGEAQNPRKTLPRAINTLPWRIALFYVGALTVILCVVSWTEFSPGVSPFVAAFAKIGIPFGAGIVNFVVLSAALSSCNSGMYSTGRMLRDLAVNGQGPQLFGRLTARRTPAAGTLASVGVMGIGVWLNYVDPAGAFTYITAFATVAGVWTWAVILGSHIRYRAAVRAGRAAPAWFTAPGGAAASWAALGFLAVVVVLIGADSQARISLYGVPLWFAALAAGHRVLKRRNPAAFARRAHVPPSPEGGLADGPRTTPDAAAL, encoded by the coding sequence ATGACGGACCCGAAGGACGTACCGGCCGAGGCCGACGAGGAATACGCGCGCGGCCTCGGCAGCCGGCAGATCCAGATGATCGCGATCGGCGGCGCCATCGGCACCGGGCTCTTCCTCGGCGCGGGCCGCGCCATCCACCAGGCCGGCCCCAGCCTGATCCTGATGTACGCCGTCGCCGGCGTCGTCATCTTCGCGATCATGCGGGCGCTGGGCGAGCTGCTGACCTACCGGCCGGTGTCCGGCTCCTTCGCCGACTACGCCCGCGAATTCCTCGGCCCGTTCACCGGTTACGCCACCGGCTGGACGTACTGGCTGCTGTGGGTGGTCACCGGGATGGCAGAAGTGACCGCCGCCGCCACGTATGTCGCCTACTGGTGGCCGCAGGTGCCGCAGTGGAGCGCGGCGGCCGGCTTCCTGCTGCTGCTCTTCGCGGCCAACCTGATCTCGGTGAAGCTGTTCGGCGAGGTCGAGTTCTGGCTGTCGATGATCAAGGTCACCGCGATCCTGGGGATGATCCTGATCGGCGTCGGCGTGCTGACACTCGGCCTGTCCGCGGCCGGTGACACCGCGTCGGTCGGCCACCTGTGGCGCGACGGCGGCTTCTTCCCCAACGGGGTCGGCAGCTCGCTGCTGACCCTGCAGATCGTCATGTTCGCCTACGTCGCGGTCGAACTCGTCGGGGTGACCGCGGGCGAGGCGCAGAACCCGCGCAAGACGCTGCCCCGGGCCATCAACACCCTGCCGTGGCGCATCGCGCTGTTCTACGTCGGCGCGCTGACCGTGATCCTCTGCGTGGTGTCCTGGACCGAATTCAGCCCGGGCGTCAGCCCGTTCGTGGCCGCCTTTGCCAAGATCGGCATCCCCTTCGGCGCCGGCATCGTGAATTTCGTGGTGCTGTCCGCCGCCCTGTCCTCGTGCAACTCCGGGATGTACTCCACCGGCCGGATGCTGCGCGACCTGGCCGTCAACGGCCAGGGGCCGCAGCTGTTCGGCCGGCTGACCGCGCGCCGCACCCCGGCGGCCGGCACGCTCGCCTCGGTCGGCGTGATGGGCATCGGGGTGTGGCTCAACTACGTCGACCCGGCGGGCGCGTTCACGTACATCACCGCCTTCGCGACCGTCGCCGGGGTGTGGACCTGGGCGGTGATCCTCGGCTCGCACATCCGCTACCGGGCCGCCGTGCGCGCCGGGCGGGCCGCGCCCGCCTGGTTCACCGCGCCGGGCGGCGCCGCGGCCAGCTGGGCCGCGCTGGGCTTCCTGGCCGTGGTCGTGGTGCTGATCGGCGCCGACAGCCAGGCGCGGATCTCGCTCTACGGCGTCCCGCTGTGGTTCGCCGCGCTGGCGGCCGGCCACCGGGTGCTCAAGCGGCGCAACCCGGCCGCCTTCGCCCGCCGCGCCCATGTGCCGCCGTCGCCGGAGGGCGGCCTCGCGGACGGCCCGCGGACCACCCCGGACGCCGCCGCGCTGTGA
- a CDS encoding Mov34/MPN/PAD-1 family protein gives MLTITQELYDAIVAHARADHPDEACGIVAGPEGSGRPERFIPMLNAARSPTFYEFDSTDLLKLYRDLDDRDEEPVIVYHSHTATEAYPSRTDISYANEPGAHYVLVSTAEDFQFRSFRIVDGAVTEEPVKVVASYA, from the coding sequence ATGCTGACCATCACCCAGGAGCTGTACGACGCGATCGTGGCCCACGCCCGCGCCGACCACCCCGACGAGGCCTGCGGCATCGTGGCGGGGCCGGAGGGCAGCGGCCGCCCCGAGCGGTTCATCCCGATGCTGAACGCTGCCCGCTCGCCGACCTTCTACGAGTTCGACTCCACCGACCTGCTCAAGCTCTACCGGGACCTCGACGACCGGGACGAGGAGCCGGTGATCGTCTACCACTCGCACACCGCGACCGAGGCGTACCCGTCCCGCACCGACATCTCCTACGCCAACGAGCCGGGCGCGCACTACGTCCTGGTGTCGACCGCGGAGGACTTCCAGTTCCGCTCGTTCCGCATCGTGGACGGTGCCGTCACGGAAGAACCGGTCAAAGTAGTGGCTTCGTACGCCTGA
- a CDS encoding putative leader peptide produces MVFSDVSDNAPGTPLVARLHVDLCRRTSAACPRA; encoded by the coding sequence ATGGTTTTCTCCGACGTGAGCGACAATGCGCCGGGCACGCCGCTCGTGGCGCGGCTGCACGTCGATCTGTGCCGCCGCACCAGCGCGGCGTGTCCGCGCGCCTGA
- a CDS encoding MoaD/ThiS family protein, whose protein sequence is MAIEVRIPTILRTYTDGEKSVEGAGSTLDELLTDLDSRHAGLRDRVVDGGELRRFVNVYLNDEDVRFLDGITTELADGDSVTILPAVAGGMA, encoded by the coding sequence ATGGCCATCGAGGTCCGCATCCCGACCATCCTCCGCACCTACACCGACGGCGAGAAGTCCGTCGAAGGCGCGGGCAGCACGCTCGACGAGCTGCTCACCGACCTCGACAGCCGCCACGCGGGGCTGCGGGACCGGGTGGTCGACGGCGGCGAGCTGCGCCGCTTCGTCAACGTCTACCTCAACGACGAGGACGTCCGCTTCCTGGACGGCATCACCACCGAGCTCGCCGACGGCGACAGCGTGACGATCCTGCCCGCCGTCGCCGGGGGCATGGCCTGA
- a CDS encoding PLP-dependent cysteine synthase family protein gives MRYDSPLAAVGNTPLVRLPRLSPSDAVSVWAKLEDRNPTGSVKDRPALHMVERAEAEGRLTPGCTILEPTSGNTGISLAMAARLKGYRIVCVMPENTSSERRELLTMWGAEIISSPAAGGSNTAVRVAKELAAEHPDWVMLYQYGNPANSGAHYTTTGPEILADLPTITHFVAGLGTTGTLMGVGRFLREKVPGVAIVAAEPRYDDLVYGLRNLDEGFVPELYDESVLTTRFSVGSQDAVRRTRELLQQEGIFAGVSTGAALHAALGVAAKAERAGERADVVFVVADGGWKYLSTGIYTAPTTEAAVAALHGQLWA, from the coding sequence ATGCGCTACGACAGCCCGCTGGCGGCGGTCGGCAACACCCCGCTGGTCCGCCTGCCGCGCCTGTCACCGTCCGACGCCGTGAGCGTCTGGGCCAAGCTGGAGGACCGCAACCCGACCGGCTCGGTCAAGGACCGCCCGGCCCTGCACATGGTCGAGCGGGCCGAGGCCGAGGGGCGGCTCACCCCCGGCTGCACCATCCTGGAGCCGACCTCCGGCAACACCGGCATCTCGCTGGCGATGGCCGCCCGGCTCAAGGGCTACCGCATCGTCTGCGTGATGCCCGAGAACACCTCCTCGGAGCGCCGCGAACTGCTCACGATGTGGGGCGCCGAGATCATCTCCTCGCCCGCGGCCGGCGGCTCCAACACCGCGGTGCGGGTCGCCAAGGAACTGGCCGCGGAGCACCCCGACTGGGTGATGCTCTACCAGTACGGCAACCCCGCCAACTCCGGGGCGCACTACACCACCACGGGCCCGGAGATCCTCGCCGACCTGCCGACCATCACCCACTTCGTCGCGGGCCTGGGCACCACGGGCACCCTGATGGGCGTCGGCCGCTTCCTGCGCGAGAAGGTCCCCGGCGTCGCCATCGTCGCCGCCGAGCCGCGCTACGACGACCTGGTCTACGGGCTGCGCAATCTCGACGAGGGCTTCGTGCCCGAGCTGTACGACGAGTCGGTGCTCACCACCCGCTTCTCGGTCGGCTCCCAGGACGCGGTCCGCCGCACCCGCGAACTGCTCCAGCAGGAGGGCATCTTCGCCGGAGTGTCCACCGGCGCGGCCCTGCACGCGGCGCTCGGCGTCGCCGCCAAGGCCGAGCGCGCGGGCGAGCGGGCCGACGTGGTCTTCGTCGTCGCCGACGGCGGCTGGAAGTACCTGTCCACCGGCATCTACACCGCGCCGACCACCGAGGCCGCGGTGGCCGCCCTGCACGGCCAGCTCTGGGCCTGA
- a CDS encoding MBL fold metallo-hydrolase has protein sequence MKLTVVGCSGSFPSVDSACSSYLVEADGFRLLIDMGNGALGELQRHCGLYDLDAVVLSHLHADHCIDMCGYFVARYYRHDGGPAAAIPVYGPAGTERRLNIAYGDVPDEKCMSEVFDFRTLQPGSFRLGPFDISTDLVSHPVEAYGFRLGYQGRTLTYSGDTGPCDALDTLARGADLFLCEASFMYGKEDIPELHLNGREAGQIAARAGVSRLVLTHIPPWTSPMANLRDARAAFDGPVELAKAGAVYEL, from the coding sequence ATGAAGCTCACCGTCGTCGGCTGCTCGGGGTCGTTCCCGTCCGTGGACTCGGCTTGTTCGAGCTATCTCGTCGAGGCCGACGGCTTCCGGCTGCTGATCGACATGGGCAACGGCGCCCTGGGCGAACTGCAGCGCCACTGCGGGCTCTACGACCTCGACGCGGTCGTGCTGAGCCACCTGCACGCCGACCACTGCATCGACATGTGCGGCTACTTCGTGGCCCGCTACTACCGCCACGACGGCGGCCCGGCCGCCGCGATCCCGGTCTACGGCCCGGCCGGCACCGAGCGCCGGCTGAACATCGCCTACGGGGACGTACCCGACGAGAAGTGCATGAGCGAGGTCTTCGACTTCCGCACCCTCCAGCCGGGCAGCTTCCGGCTCGGCCCGTTCGACATCAGCACCGACCTGGTCAGCCACCCCGTCGAGGCCTACGGCTTCCGGCTCGGCTACCAGGGCCGCACGCTCACCTACTCCGGCGACACCGGCCCCTGCGACGCGCTCGACACCCTCGCCCGGGGCGCGGACCTCTTCCTGTGCGAGGCGTCCTTCATGTACGGCAAGGAGGACATCCCCGAGCTGCACCTCAACGGCCGCGAGGCCGGGCAGATCGCCGCCCGCGCCGGGGTGTCCCGGCTGGTGCTGACCCACATCCCGCCCTGGACCAGCCCCATGGCCAACCTGCGCGACGCCCGGGCCGCCTTCGACGGCCCGGTGGAACTGGCGAAGGCGGGCGCGGTCTACGAGCTGTAG
- a CDS encoding PTS transporter subunit EIIC, whose product MTTATAPDDAAPAAPSAPAKKRGSGIFQGLQKIGRSLQLPIAVLPAAGIMVRLGQPDVFGSDGLGWDKVASVFGNAGGALTGALPMLFCIGVAIGFAKKSDGSTALAALVGFLVYSKVLQAFPVHDAVINTTANSGIDVAAVYNDPGVLGGIIMGLLSAVVWQRFHRTKLVEWLGFFNGRRLVPILMAFVGLAVGVFFGLVWEPIGEGITHFGNWMTGLGPGGAALFGGVNRALIPVGMHQFVNAVAWFQIGDFTDATGTVVHGDIPRFLAGDHSAGMFQSGFFPIMMFGLPAAALAMAHTARPERRKAVLGMMVSIGLTSFVTGVTEPIEFSFMFIAPVLYVIHILLTAASMAITWGLGVHAGFNFSAGLIDYALNWSHATKPWLIIPIGLVFAAVYYVVFRFAIVRFDLKTPGREPAEEIEDLTK is encoded by the coding sequence ATGACAACCGCCACGGCCCCCGACGACGCCGCTCCCGCGGCTCCCTCGGCTCCCGCGAAGAAGCGCGGTTCCGGGATTTTCCAGGGCCTGCAGAAGATCGGCCGCAGCCTTCAGCTGCCGATCGCGGTCCTGCCCGCCGCCGGCATCATGGTCCGGCTGGGCCAGCCCGACGTCTTCGGCAGCGACGGCCTGGGCTGGGACAAGGTCGCGTCCGTCTTCGGCAACGCCGGCGGGGCGCTGACCGGCGCCCTGCCGATGCTGTTCTGCATAGGCGTGGCCATCGGCTTCGCCAAGAAGTCCGACGGCTCGACCGCGCTGGCCGCCCTGGTCGGCTTCCTGGTCTATTCCAAGGTACTGCAGGCCTTCCCCGTTCACGACGCGGTGATCAACACCACAGCCAACAGCGGTATCGACGTCGCCGCGGTCTACAACGACCCCGGTGTGCTCGGCGGCATCATCATGGGCCTGCTCTCCGCGGTCGTCTGGCAGCGCTTCCACCGCACCAAGCTGGTGGAGTGGCTGGGCTTCTTCAACGGCCGGCGCCTGGTCCCGATCCTGATGGCCTTCGTCGGCCTGGCCGTGGGCGTCTTCTTCGGCCTGGTCTGGGAGCCGATCGGTGAGGGCATCACCCACTTCGGCAACTGGATGACGGGCCTGGGCCCGGGCGGCGCCGCCCTCTTCGGCGGCGTGAACCGCGCGCTGATCCCGGTCGGCATGCACCAGTTCGTCAACGCGGTGGCCTGGTTCCAGATCGGCGACTTCACCGACGCCACCGGCACCGTCGTGCACGGCGACATCCCGCGCTTCCTGGCGGGCGACCACAGCGCGGGCATGTTCCAGTCCGGCTTCTTCCCGATCATGATGTTCGGCCTGCCCGCCGCCGCGCTGGCGATGGCGCACACCGCGCGCCCCGAGCGCCGCAAGGCCGTGCTCGGCATGATGGTGTCCATCGGCCTGACCTCGTTCGTGACCGGTGTCACCGAGCCGATCGAGTTCTCGTTCATGTTCATCGCGCCGGTGCTGTACGTGATCCACATCCTGCTGACCGCCGCGTCGATGGCCATCACCTGGGGCCTGGGTGTGCACGCCGGCTTCAACTTCTCGGCCGGCCTGATCGACTACGCGCTGAACTGGAGCCATGCCACCAAGCCGTGGCTGATCATCCCGATCGGCCTGGTGTTCGCGGCGGTCTACTACGTCGTGTTCCGGTTCGCGATCGTGAGGTTCGACCTCAAGACCCCGGGCCGCGAGCCCGCGGAGGAGATCGAGGACCTGACCAAGTAG
- a CDS encoding glucose PTS transporter subunit EIIB, giving the protein MATKAEKIVAGLGGLDNIEEVEGCITRLRTEVVDPSLVDEAALKAAGAHGVVKMGTAIQVVIGTDADPIASDIEDMM; this is encoded by the coding sequence ATGGCCACCAAGGCAGAGAAGATCGTCGCCGGGCTCGGCGGACTCGACAACATCGAAGAGGTCGAGGGCTGCATCACCCGCCTGCGCACGGAGGTCGTCGACCCCTCCCTCGTCGACGAGGCCGCACTCAAGGCCGCCGGCGCGCACGGCGTGGTGAAGATGGGTACGGCGATTCAGGTCGTGATCGGGACGGACGCGGATCCGATCGCGTCGGACATCGAAGACATGATGTAG
- the rph gene encoding ribonuclease PH: MSRFDGRRPDQLRPVTIERSWSKHAEGSVLVSFGDTRVLCTASATQGVPRWRKGSGEGWVTAEYSMLPRATNTRGDRESVRGKIGGRTHEISRLIGRSLRAVIDYKALGENTVVLDCDVLQADGGTRTAAITGAYVALADAVTWMQGNHFIKAKSRPLTGTVAAVSVGIVGGEPLLDLAYEEDVKAETDMNVVCTGDGRFVEVQGTAEGQPFDRAELDALLALAVNGCAELTAAQQAALAATGG; encoded by the coding sequence ATGTCACGATTTGACGGCCGCAGGCCGGATCAGCTTCGCCCCGTCACGATTGAGCGCAGCTGGAGCAAGCACGCGGAAGGCTCCGTCCTGGTGTCCTTCGGCGACACCCGGGTGCTGTGCACCGCCAGCGCCACCCAGGGCGTGCCCCGCTGGCGCAAGGGCAGCGGCGAAGGCTGGGTCACCGCCGAGTATTCGATGCTGCCCCGCGCCACCAACACCCGCGGCGACCGCGAATCCGTCCGCGGCAAGATCGGCGGCCGTACCCACGAGATCTCCCGCCTCATCGGCCGCTCCCTGCGCGCGGTCATCGACTACAAGGCCCTCGGCGAGAACACCGTCGTCCTGGACTGCGACGTCCTCCAGGCCGACGGCGGCACCCGAACCGCCGCGATCACCGGCGCCTACGTCGCCCTCGCCGACGCCGTCACCTGGATGCAGGGCAACCACTTCATCAAAGCCAAGTCCCGTCCCCTGACCGGCACCGTCGCCGCCGTGAGCGTCGGCATCGTCGGCGGCGAGCCGCTGCTCGACCTCGCCTACGAGGAGGACGTCAAGGCCGAGACCGACATGAACGTCGTCTGCACCGGCGACGGCCGCTTCGTCGAGGTGCAGGGCACCGCGGAGGGCCAGCCCTTCGACCGCGCCGAGCTGGACGCCCTGCTCGCCCTCGCCGTCAACGGCTGCGCCGAGCTGACCGCGGCCCAGCAGGCCGCCCTGGCCGCCACCGGGGGCTGA
- the rdgB gene encoding RdgB/HAM1 family non-canonical purine NTP pyrophosphatase, translated as MTRRLVLATRNAHKVTELRAILTGTGLDVDLVGADAYPHIPDVKETGVTFAENALLKARTLAEATGLPSVADDSGLCVDVLGGAPGIFSARWAGRHGDDAANLALLLAQLGDIDAPHRAAHFACAAALALPDGTTRVVEGHLTGTLRHAPSGAGGFGYDPILQPDGDTRTCAELTPAEKNAISHRGKAFRALAPLVAELLG; from the coding sequence ATGACGCGCCGCCTCGTACTCGCCACCCGCAACGCCCACAAGGTCACAGAACTCCGGGCGATCCTGACCGGCACAGGACTCGACGTCGACCTCGTCGGGGCCGACGCCTACCCCCACATCCCCGACGTCAAGGAAACCGGCGTCACCTTCGCCGAGAACGCGCTGCTCAAGGCGCGCACCCTCGCCGAGGCCACCGGGCTGCCCTCGGTCGCCGACGACTCGGGCCTGTGCGTCGACGTCCTCGGCGGCGCCCCCGGCATCTTCTCCGCCCGCTGGGCCGGACGGCACGGCGACGACGCGGCCAACCTCGCCCTGCTGCTCGCCCAGCTCGGCGACATCGACGCCCCGCACCGCGCCGCCCACTTCGCCTGCGCCGCCGCCCTCGCCCTGCCCGACGGCACCACCCGCGTGGTCGAGGGCCACCTCACCGGCACCCTGCGCCACGCCCCGTCCGGCGCGGGCGGCTTCGGCTACGACCCGATCCTCCAGCCCGACGGCGACACCCGCACCTGCGCCGAGCTGACCCCCGCGGAGAAGAACGCCATCAGCCACCGCGGCAAGGCCTTCCGCGCCCTGGCCCCCCTGGTCGCGGAACTCCTGGGCTGA
- a CDS encoding HNH endonuclease, producing the protein MSAVAYTRDALRRTAAVSTSLVDMLRRLDSPLGSGPLRYLRSRLAHYGVDTGHFTAEPLPPRARRSYPREQLEKAAAHSHSVREVLEYLGYPARDSPYGHVRRKLDEFGIDTSHFTSGRRSTPGVIPREACEAAVAGATSLAGALRHLRIADSGAARARLRRSLTAHEISTAHFTGQAHGRGRASPYRLSADRILRRREPGANRAKTALLRRALDELGVPHLCSECGVGDLWQGRRLVLEIDHTNGDPLDNRRENLRYLCPSCHSQTPTYSHRLRHVPAPADPVE; encoded by the coding sequence GTGAGCGCGGTGGCGTACACCCGCGACGCGTTGCGGCGCACAGCCGCCGTGTCGACCAGCCTCGTCGACATGCTGCGACGGCTCGACTCGCCGCTCGGCAGCGGCCCGCTGCGCTACCTCCGCAGTCGCCTGGCCCACTACGGGGTCGACACCGGCCACTTCACCGCCGAGCCGCTGCCACCACGCGCCCGGCGCAGCTACCCACGGGAGCAGCTGGAAAAGGCAGCCGCGCACTCGCACAGCGTGCGGGAAGTCCTCGAGTATCTGGGTTACCCGGCACGCGACAGCCCGTACGGCCACGTCCGCAGGAAGCTCGACGAATTCGGCATCGACACGAGCCACTTCACCAGCGGACGCAGATCCACCCCCGGCGTCATCCCGCGGGAGGCGTGTGAGGCGGCGGTTGCCGGGGCGACGAGCCTCGCCGGGGCGCTCCGGCACCTCCGGATCGCCGACAGCGGAGCGGCCCGGGCGCGGCTGCGCCGCAGTCTGACGGCACACGAAATCAGCACCGCCCACTTCACCGGCCAGGCGCACGGCCGCGGCAGAGCCTCGCCGTACCGGCTGTCCGCGGACCGGATCCTGCGTCGACGGGAGCCGGGGGCGAACCGTGCGAAGACCGCCTTGTTGCGGCGGGCACTCGACGAGCTGGGCGTGCCGCACCTCTGCTCCGAGTGCGGTGTCGGCGACCTCTGGCAGGGCAGGCGGCTGGTGCTGGAGATCGACCACACCAACGGCGACCCGCTGGACAACCGCCGTGAGAACCTGCGGTATTTGTGTCCGTCGTGCCACAGCCAGACGCCGACGTACTCCCACCGGTTACGACACGTGCCCGCGCCTGCCGACCCAGTAGAGTAG
- a CDS encoding HNH endonuclease signature motif containing protein, which yields MAVRYTRELLEEAVRVTGHIDDAVRHCGGRPTPGSTRYLRRKLAEAGIDAPHLATGRVRHTEDRLREAVAASSSIADVVRRLGISPVGGNQTHVSRRIAALAIDTGHFTRAPAQRPGARRPGLLCLRTPEEGRTPGRRLRRALIAAGVPERCGMCGTGPEWNGRPLVLEVDHISGQWWDDRPRNLRLLCPNCHAVTDTYRGRKRPS from the coding sequence GTGGCAGTCAGATACACCCGCGAGTTGCTGGAGGAAGCCGTCCGGGTGACGGGGCACATCGATGACGCCGTCCGCCACTGCGGAGGCCGCCCGACACCCGGCAGCACACGGTATCTGCGTCGGAAACTGGCCGAGGCCGGGATCGACGCCCCGCACCTCGCCACCGGTCGGGTGCGGCACACCGAGGACCGCTTGCGGGAGGCCGTCGCGGCTTCCTCCAGCATCGCGGACGTCGTACGGCGGCTGGGGATCAGCCCGGTGGGCGGCAACCAGACCCACGTCAGCCGCCGGATAGCCGCGCTGGCGATCGACACCGGCCATTTCACCCGGGCGCCCGCCCAGCGTCCGGGCGCCCGACGGCCCGGTCTTCTGTGCCTGCGCACACCCGAGGAAGGCAGAACCCCCGGCCGGCGGCTGCGGCGCGCGCTCATCGCCGCCGGAGTGCCGGAGAGGTGCGGGATGTGCGGCACGGGACCGGAGTGGAACGGTCGGCCGCTCGTCCTGGAAGTCGACCACATCAGCGGCCAGTGGTGGGACGACAGACCGCGGAACCTCCGGCTGCTGTGCCCCAACTGCCACGCGGTCACGGACACGTATCGCGGGCGCAAGAGGCCGTCGTGA
- the bcp gene encoding thioredoxin-dependent thiol peroxidase, translated as MAERLSPGDPAPDFTLQDADGKPVSLADHRGRKVIVYFYPAAMTPGCTKQACDFTDNLDQLATAGYDVLGISPDAPEKLAKFRTKESLRVTLLSDPDRATLTAYAAYGEKTNYGRTVMGVIRSTVIVDEEGKVEHAFYNVKATGHVAKLIRDLGV; from the coding sequence ATGGCCGAGCGCCTGTCACCCGGCGACCCCGCCCCCGACTTCACCCTCCAGGACGCCGACGGCAAGCCCGTGTCCCTCGCCGACCACCGCGGCCGCAAGGTCATCGTCTACTTCTACCCCGCCGCCATGACCCCGGGCTGCACCAAGCAGGCGTGCGACTTCACCGACAATCTGGACCAGCTGGCCACCGCCGGCTACGACGTCCTCGGGATCTCGCCCGACGCGCCGGAGAAGCTGGCGAAGTTCCGCACGAAGGAATCCCTCCGCGTCACGCTTCTGTCCGATCCTGACCGCGCCACACTCACCGCTTACGCGGCCTACGGCGAGAAGACGAATTACGGCAGGACGGTGATGGGCGTGATCCGCTCCACGGTCATCGTCGACGAGGAGGGCAAGGTCGAGCACGCCTTCTACAACGTCAAGGCGACCGGCCACGTGGCCAAACTCATCCGCGACCTCGGCGTCTGA
- a CDS encoding DUF3618 domain-containing protein, whose amino-acid sequence MSDDVRTPAQIEAEIARRRQDLAATLDELAVRVHPVTIARDTKAKAVSTVDHTVGQAYVAANRAVSRAKAHFVTDEGAPRPERILPVAVAGVALIFAVTGLSAWRRRR is encoded by the coding sequence GTGTCGGACGACGTCAGGACGCCCGCTCAGATCGAGGCGGAGATTGCCCGCAGGCGGCAGGATCTGGCCGCGACGCTGGACGAGCTCGCGGTCCGCGTGCACCCGGTGACGATCGCGCGGGACACGAAGGCCAAGGCCGTCTCCACGGTGGACCACACCGTCGGGCAGGCGTATGTCGCCGCGAACCGGGCGGTCAGCAGGGCCAAGGCGCATTTCGTCACCGACGAGGGCGCGCCGCGCCCGGAGCGGATACTGCCGGTCGCGGTGGCCGGGGTCGCGCTGATCTTCGCGGTGACCGGTCTCTCGGCGTGGCGCCGCCGCCGGTAA
- a CDS encoding GroES family chaperonin — translation MLHDRVLVRQESGEGERRSGGGILIPATAAVGRRLAWAEVVAVGQNVRTVEVGDRVLYDPEDRAEVEVRGVAYVLMRERDLHAVASERLKGTDDSTGLYL, via the coding sequence ATGCTGCACGACCGTGTCCTGGTGCGGCAGGAGTCAGGCGAGGGCGAGCGCCGCAGCGGCGGCGGCATCCTGATCCCGGCGACTGCCGCCGTGGGGCGCCGCCTGGCGTGGGCCGAGGTCGTCGCGGTGGGGCAGAACGTGCGGACCGTGGAGGTCGGCGACCGGGTGCTGTACGACCCGGAGGACCGCGCCGAGGTCGAGGTGCGGGGGGTGGCGTACGTCCTGATGCGGGAGCGCGATCTGCACGCGGTGGCCTCGGAGCGCCTCAAGGGCACGGACGACTCGACCGGCCTGTACCTCTGA